GATTTTTTTTGAGAGGCACGTGGGTTGGCATCCATATTGAAAACTAATAAGCCATTGTGGAAGCATCGTGAAATAACAACAGGTTTGCGTTTGCGTCCAGTGTTGCCTTCAGGCCGACCGGGATCGTCGGGTTGCCGCATACATGACCGAAGTCGAATCCGGCCAAGATGGGAAACTTTGCACCTCGGAAAATCTCGGCGGCTACTTCATAAACATCCTTTTTTTTGCCGCACTTTTTAAATGAGCCCATAACAAGGCCGGCAAGGCCTTTGAAACATCCGGCCAGTTTCATCTGTATCAGCATGCGGTCCAAGCGGTAGGACGCCTCGTTGATTTCTTCAAGCATCAGGATGTGGCCTTCAAAAACAGGGGCAAACGGCGTTCCCAGCAGATGCGATAGGGTCGTCAGATTTCCCACCAAAACCGGTCCGGACGCTTTCCCCGCCTGGATGACCACCGCATCTTGTGAAGTCAGCCGGATCTTTTCGGCCGATGCAATCGCCCCATACAGGGCCTTGCGGGCCTTCTGCGTTGCAGTGGCCAGGGTCGTAACCATCGGCCCATGAAAACCAACCAGGCCGCAGCGGTTATAAAATACCGTCAGCAAGGCGGTGACGTCGCTGAAGCCAACGAATACTTTCGGGTTTTTCCGGATGGCCTTGTAATCCAGCAGCGTCAGCAGCCGCAAGGACCCGTAGCCGCCCCTGGCACAGATAATCGCCCGCA
The Desulfobacterales bacterium DNA segment above includes these coding regions:
- a CDS encoding LD-carboxypeptidase yields the protein MNSNKKKLLIPARLKPGDKIGVVAPASPFDRKAFNQGLKVLEKMGFFPYVPDGVFEKKRYLAGTDVDRAERINSLFRDKTVRAIICARGGYGSLRLLTLLDYKAIRKNPKVFVGFSDVTALLTVFYNRCGLVGFHGPMVTTLATATQKARKALYGAIASAEKIRLTSQDAVVIQAGKASGPVLVGNLTTLSHLLGTPFAPVFEGHILMLEEINEASYRLDRMLIQMKLAGCFKGLAGLVMGSFKKCGKKKDVYEVAAEIFRGAKFPILAGFDFGHVCGNPTIPVGLKATLDANANLLLFHDASTMAY